From a region of the Haematobia irritans isolate KBUSLIRL chromosome 4, ASM5000362v1, whole genome shotgun sequence genome:
- the Sbp2 gene encoding SECIS-binding protein 2 isoform X1 — MSDKCKVIDHLTFEQMQQSCKADVAKPIPIIRNAKYKRMNATSSSFNILQFVRKGQAKKQKHKVTKRIIDSSKFTSKRRGGKQRENGRKSKATRLKKSILRYRQMKRNQEKLQAEVINHLKALNIDQSNESVEPIAQKNLVHSSRFREYCDNCTTPSLKEYTERLLRDLNRFQRRAYAQNQIKARAHRRFVIGFREVQNFLCINKVKLVIIATDCERCEGEVSLDETISKIKVVCHDNKVPLCFAFQRRQLAYFLYKKASVSCIGILDYDGARDIFQQLISALEDAREKYQRLHII; from the exons atgtCCGATAAATGCAAAGTTATTGATCATTTAACATTCGAGCAGATGCAACAAAGCTGTAAGGCCGATGTTGCTAAACCAATTCCAATAATACGAAATGCAAAATATAAACGCATGAATGCCACTTCCAGTAGCTTCAATATATTACAATTCGTCCGCAAAGGCCAAGCTAAGAAGCAAAAACATAAAGTTACAAAAAGGATAATTGATAGTTCAAAGTTTACTTCAAAAAGAAGAGGTGGCAAGCAGCGTGAGAATGGGCGTAAGAGCAAGGCAACCCGCTTAAAAAAGTCTATCCTCCGGTATAGACAAATGAAGCGTAACCAGGAGAAATTACAAGCAGAGGTTATAAATCATCTGAAAGCTTTGAATATTGACCAGAGTAATGAATCTGTTGAACCCATAGCCCAAAAAAACCTTGTACATTCCAGCCGCTTTCGTGA ATATTGTGATAATTGCACAACGCCATCACTTAAGGAATACACGGAACGTCTGCTAAGGGATCTAAATCGGTTCCAAAGAAGAGCATATGCCCAAAACCAAATAAAGGCAAGAGCACATCGCCGTTTTGTGATTGGATTTCGagaagtacaaaattttctgtgtattAATAAAGTAAAATTGGTGATTATAGCCACAGACTGCGAACGATGCGAAGGAGAAG tGAGCTTGGACGAAACTATATCTAAAATCAAGGTAGTATGTCATGATAATAAGGTTCCCCTTTGCTTTGCATTCCAAAGAAGACAATTAGCATACTTCTTATACAAAAAGGCTTCCGTTAGTTGTATAGGAATTTTGGATTATGATGGCGCAAGGGATATATTCCAACAGCTTATTTCTGCCTTGGAAGATGCCCGGGAAAAGTATCAGCGACTTCATATTATAtag
- the Sbp2 gene encoding SECIS-binding protein 2 isoform X2, giving the protein MSDKCKVIDHLTFEQMQQSCKADVAKPIPIIRNAKYKRMNATSSSFNILQFVRKGQAKKQKHKVTKRIIDSSKFTSKRRGGKQRENGRKSKATRLKKSILRYRQMKRNQEKLQADQSNESVEPIAQKNLVHSSRFREYCDNCTTPSLKEYTERLLRDLNRFQRRAYAQNQIKARAHRRFVIGFREVQNFLCINKVKLVIIATDCERCEGEVSLDETISKIKVVCHDNKVPLCFAFQRRQLAYFLYKKASVSCIGILDYDGARDIFQQLISALEDAREKYQRLHII; this is encoded by the exons atgtCCGATAAATGCAAAGTTATTGATCATTTAACATTCGAGCAGATGCAACAAAGCTGTAAGGCCGATGTTGCTAAACCAATTCCAATAATACGAAATGCAAAATATAAACGCATGAATGCCACTTCCAGTAGCTTCAATATATTACAATTCGTCCGCAAAGGCCAAGCTAAGAAGCAAAAACATAAAGTTACAAAAAGGATAATTGATAGTTCAAAGTTTACTTCAAAAAGAAGAGGTGGCAAGCAGCGTGAGAATGGGCGTAAGAGCAAGGCAACCCGCTTAAAAAAGTCTATCCTCCGGTATAGACAAATGAAGCGTAACCAGGAGAAATTACAAGCA GACCAGAGTAATGAATCTGTTGAACCCATAGCCCAAAAAAACCTTGTACATTCCAGCCGCTTTCGTGA ATATTGTGATAATTGCACAACGCCATCACTTAAGGAATACACGGAACGTCTGCTAAGGGATCTAAATCGGTTCCAAAGAAGAGCATATGCCCAAAACCAAATAAAGGCAAGAGCACATCGCCGTTTTGTGATTGGATTTCGagaagtacaaaattttctgtgtattAATAAAGTAAAATTGGTGATTATAGCCACAGACTGCGAACGATGCGAAGGAGAAG tGAGCTTGGACGAAACTATATCTAAAATCAAGGTAGTATGTCATGATAATAAGGTTCCCCTTTGCTTTGCATTCCAAAGAAGACAATTAGCATACTTCTTATACAAAAAGGCTTCCGTTAGTTGTATAGGAATTTTGGATTATGATGGCGCAAGGGATATATTCCAACAGCTTATTTCTGCCTTGGAAGATGCCCGGGAAAAGTATCAGCGACTTCATATTATAtag
- the LOC142236861 gene encoding thioredoxin domain-containing protein 11: MMYRFKQLIVVVLINITLSHGLYTSIDKCPGKDVKHIRQQVQHNEISLILYYTRWSADSLEALQQYNDVAVYYSDKIYFSSIDCWHLSCNCSRALNIPVGSGLPHKWPTLMAYYGRHGQLQIQYHGLWSFKDIQQFVHNLLYPLERFHADEDLQHIRLVSDAVVVGVFESPDSRQYKQYLMASLKWLESDPLRTYTFSVTFRTNDTTVAQSRLVKSVKKPEIVFMGAADIKRYTDLQGHIWNATNILIWLHKELKTDLKSLHGYSTPITIAQKLNLNSVIAIFVNDPHRFFTYMEYQIFPDKRYSTIASTCWKRIQQNEYKKALGVQHILEALKVYSDDKECYFDISAIMRNLGEYYEINNYLNFLHQNLAKPDSPSTTGVNEKPNITMLLRFHHITRCVNFDVGSSNHLQIGASKQLQIVVNNEAKNYGDNRTLSVVILDTKRYKDYLQTLGIIPKSESMADVFIIDMKQESILPMGGDFNMEIFRKFIGQYYQYNLAPHYKSEHSINAKDEKRNPVTSSNNYEVYNLNRFSFINAVQFSHNQTLILLIHSPECALCGTLQHTFLQIASALRSISSDLQFVRINALLNDLPWQFNMDSLPALIVFPKNRFGETRLFPSHLKPDFRNVFAFILKQLPAEDQIKTIVTYCQSPAIASSYMQSCWRFAKNLLMQHISSHLHYWQLFENERSLIFQHLRAFKDMSLDVQRNLRL, encoded by the coding sequence atgatGTACCggtttaaacaattaattgttgttgttctgATAAATATTACACTTTCTCATGGACTATATACTTCCATTGATAAATGTCCAGGCAAAGACGTGAAACATATTCGCCAGCAAGTGCAACATAATGAAATCTCATTGATTTTGTACTATACCCGTTGGAGTGCAGATAGTTTGGAAGCTTTACAACAATATAATGATGTGGCAGTGTATTACAGTGATAAGATATACTTCTCATCGATAGATTGTTGGCACTTATCATGCAATTGTTCCAGAGCTTTAAATATACCTGTGGGTTCAGGATTACCACATAAATGGCCCACATTAATGGCTTATTACGGAAGGCATGGTCAATTGCAAATTCAGTATCATGGCTTATGGTCATTTAAGGATATACAACAGTTTGTCCATAATTTACTGTATCCACTTGAGAGATTCCATGCGGATGAGGATTTGCAACACATAAGATTGGTTTCAGATGCAGTCGTAGTCGGTGTTTTCGAAAGCCCAGATAGTAGGCAgtataaacaatatttaatgGCTTCCCTGAAGTGGTTGGAAAGTGATCCACTGAGAACGTACACTTTTTCGGTCACGTTTAGAACAAACGATACCACTGTTGCTCAAAGTAGATTGGTGAAAAGTGTCAAAAAGCCAGAAATTGTATTTATGGGTGCTGCGGATATAAAAAGATATACGGACCTTCAGGGTCATATATGGAATGCTACTAATATATTGATATGGCTACATAAAGAACTTAAAACAGATCTTAAATCACTCCATGGCTATTCCACACCCATTACCATAGCTCAAAAACTAAACCTAAATTCTGTTATAGCCATTTTTGTGAATGATCCTCATCGTTTCTTTACTTATATGGAATACCAAATATTTCCTGATAAAAGGTACAGCACCATTGCTTCTACATGCTGGAAACGAATACAACAAAATGAATATAAAAAGGCCTTAGGAGTACAACATATTTTAGAAGCCCTTAAAGTTTACTCGGATGATAAGGAATGTTATTTCGATATCAGCGCGATTATGCGTAATCTTGGAGAGTACTATGAgattaataattatttaaactTTTTACATCAGAATTTGGCCAAGCCCGATTCGCCTAGTACTACAGGGGTCAATGAGAAACCGAATATAACGATGCTGCTGAGATTTCATCACATCACGAGATGTGTGAATTTTGATGTAGGTTCCTCCAATCATCTGCAAATAGGAGCCTCGAAACAACTTCAAATTGTGGTAAATAACGAAGCGAAGAACTATGGCGACAATCGCACTCTTTCGGTTGTCATATTAGACACTAAACGATATAAAGACTATTTGCAAACTTTAGGCATAATTCCTAAGAGTGAGAGTATGGCAGACGTTTTCATAATTGATATGAAACAAGAAAGCATATTGCCTATGGGTGGAGATtttaatatggaaatttttagaaaatttatcggTCAATATTATCAATATAATCTGGCGCCACACTACAAAAGCGAGCATTCCATAAATGCTAAAGATGAGAAACGAAATCCTGTGACTTCTTCGAATAATTATGAAGTGTATAATTTAAACCGTTTCTCTTTTATAAATGCTGTACAATTTAGCCATAATCAAACACTGATCCTCCTTATACATTCCCCAGAATGTGCTCTTTGTGGCACTCTTCAACATACATTTCTACAAATAGCTTCGGCACTACGTTCTATATCATCTGATCTGCAGTTTGTAAGAATTAATGCGCTGCTTAATGATTTACCATGGCAATTTAATATGGACTCTTTGCCCGCGCTAATAGTTTTTCCGAAAAATAGGTTTGGCGAGACTCGTCTGTTTCCTTCGCATTTAAAACCAGATTTTAGAAACGTTTTCgcatttattttaaaacaattgcCGGCGGAAGACCAAATAAAGACTATTGTAACATACTGTCAGAGTCCAGCAATAGCTTCAAGTTATATGCAGTCTTGTTGGCGTTTTGCCAAAAACCTACTTATGCAACATATAAGCAGCCATCTACATTATTGGCAACTATTCGAAAATGAACGTAGTTTAATATTCCAACATTTGCGTGCCTTTAAGGACATGAGTCTAGATGTACAGCGAAATTTACGATTATag